The Benincasa hispida cultivar B227 chromosome 11, ASM972705v1, whole genome shotgun sequence genome has a segment encoding these proteins:
- the LOC120090106 gene encoding pentatricopeptide repeat-containing protein At4g16835, mitochondrial codes for MIINLRNSRAYAQFPPSLFRHFVSIESHFQNLHVDSNQESSSIASSIHPPRRTHLVSPNNMIPQLHVDTTSDVVSFNKTIASFVRSGHLESARKMFDKMPVRTTVTWNSMLSGYTKVAGKMKEAHELFDKIPEPDSVSYNIMLVCYLRNCGVEAALTFFNRMPIKDIASWNTLISGFAQNGQMREAFDLFSVMPEKNGVSWSAMISGYVEHGDLEAAEKLYKNALMKSVVVETAMLTGYMKFGKVELAERIFHRMVTRNLVTWNSMIAGYVENCRAEDGLKLFKAMIESRVRPNPSSLSSVLLGCSNLSALPMGRQIHQLVSKSPLSKDTTACTSLISMYCKCGDLDSAWKLFLEMPQKDVITWNAMISGYAQHGAGQKALHLFDKMRNGAMKPDWITFVAVILACNHAGFVDLGVRYFKSMKEFGIEAKPDHYTCVVDLLGRAGRLKEAVGLINEMPFKPHAAIFGTLLGACRIHKNLELAEFAARNLLDLDPTSATGYVQLANIYAVTNKWDQVAKVRKMMKEHNVVKIPGYSWIEIKSVTHEFRSGDRVHPELTSIHKKLNELDAKMKLAGYAPDLEFALHDVEEEHKEKLLLFHSEKLAIAFGLIKMAPGTPIRVFKNLRVCGDCHRAIKFISAIEKREIIVRDTTRFHHFRNGFCSCGDYW; via the coding sequence ATGATCATCAATCTTAGAAACTCAAGGGCATACGCCCAGTTTCCCCCATCTTTATTCCGCCATTTTGTTTCAATCGAATCTCATTTCCAGAACCTTCATGTTGATTCCAATCAAGAATCGTCTTCCATCGCTTCTTCCATCCACCCGCCACGAAGAACCCATTTGGTTTCCCCCAATAACATGATCCCCCAACTTCATGTTGACACTACTTCTGATGTTGTTTCGTTTAATAAAACAATCGCCAGCTTTGTAAGATCTGGGCATTTAGAGTCTGCCCGTAAGATGTTTGACAAAATGCCTGTTAGAACCACAGTTACTTGGAATTCAATGCTTTCGGGATATACGAAGGTGGCTGGGAAAATGAAGGAAGCCCACGAACTGTTTGATAAAATTCCTGAACCAGATTCTGTATCTTATAACATTATGTTGGTTTGTTATTTGAGAAATTGTGGTGTTGAGGCTGCTTTGACTTTCTTTAACAGAATGCCTATCAAGGATATTGCCTCTTGGAATACATTGATATCTGGGTTTGCTCAGAATGGGCAAATGCGAGAAGCGTTCGATTTGTTTTCGGTAATGCCGGAGAAGAATGGTGTCTCGTGGAGTGCTATGATTTCTGGATATGTGGAACATGGAGATTTGGAGGCAGCTGAGAAGCTGTATAAGAATGCGCTTATGAAGAGTGTGGTTGTAGAAACTGCAATGCTGACCGGGTACATGAAGTTTGGGAAGGTGGAGTTAGCTGAAAGGATATTTCATAGGATGGTCACGAGGAATTTGGTCACATGGAACTCTATGATAGCAGGTTATGTTGAGAATTGTCGCGCAGAGGATGGTCTCAAACTTTTCAAGGCAATGATTGAATCTCGGGTAAGACCGAATCCTTCGAGTTTGAGCAGTGTTCTTCTTGGATGTAGCAACTTGTCTGCTTTGCCTATGGGAAGGCAAATACATCAATTAGTGAGTAAATCTCCGCTATCCAAAGATACAACTGCCTGTACTTCATTGATTAGCATGTACTGTAAGTGTGGAGATCTGGATAGTGCCTGGAAATTGTTTCTGGAGATGCCGCAAAAGGATGTGATTACATGGAATGCCATGATTTCAGGTTATGCTCAACACGGTGCAGGTCAAAAAGCTCTTCATTTATTTGACAAGATGAGAAATGGTGCAATGAAACCAGATTGGATCACATTTGTTGCGGTCATATTGGCCTGTAACCACGCCGGATTTGTTGATCTCGGGGTTCGATATTTCAAGTCTATGAAGGAGTTTGGAATCGAAGCAAAACCAGACCACTACACATGTGTTGTTGACCTTCTCGGTCGAGCTGGTCGGTTAAAAGAAGCTGTAGGTTTGATCAATGAGATGCCATTCAAGCCTCATGCTGCAATCTTTGGAACCCTCTTGGGCGCTTGTAGAATCCACAAAAACTTGGAACTGGCAGAATTTGCAGCCAGGAACTTGTTAGACCTCGATCCCACGAGTGCAACCGGATACGTTCAGCTTGCGAATATCTACGCAGTGACAAACAAATGGGATCAAGTGGCTAAAGTGAGGAAGATGATGAAAGAACACAATGTAGTTAAAATACCAGGTTACAGTTGGATTGAGATAAAGAGTGTAACTCATGAATTCAGATCAGGTGATAGAGTTCATCCAGAACTGACTTCCATACACAAGAAACTAAATGAGTTAGATGCGAAAATGAAGCTGGCAGGGTATGCTCCAGACCTTGAATTTGCACTCCATGATGTAGAAGAAGAGCATAAAGAGAAGCTACTGCTGTTTCATAGTGAGAAACTGGCAATTGCTTTTGGATTGATAAAAATGGCACCCGGGACGCCGATtcgagttttcaaaaacttgagAGTCTGTGGGGATTGTCACAGAGCAATCAAGTTCATATCAGCCATTGAGAAAAGGGAGATTATTGTGAGAGATACTACGAGGTTTCATCATTTTAGAAATGGATTTTGCTCATGTGGTGATTACTGGTAA
- the LOC120089762 gene encoding GTP-binding protein YPTM2-like, which translates to MTPEYDYLFKLLLIGDSGVGKSCLLLRFADDSYLDSYISTIGVDFKIRTVELDGKTIKLQIWDTAGQERFRTITSSYYRGAHGIIVVYDVTDQDSFNNVKQWLNEIDRYASENVNKLLVGNKSDLTANKVVSYETAKAFADEIGIPFMETSAKSAMNVEQAFMAMAAEIKNRMATQPMNNARPPTVQIRGQPVNQKSGCCSS; encoded by the exons ATGACGCCTGAATA TGATTATTTGTTTAAGCTCCTGCTTATTGGAGATTCTGGTGTTGGAAAATCATGTCTCCTTCTGAGGTTTGCA GACGATTCATATCTGGATAGCTACATTAGCACCATCGGGGTTGACTTT aaaaTCCGCACAGTGGAGCTCGATGGGAAGACTATAAAGCTCCAAATA TGGGATACTGCTGGCCAAGAACGTTTTAGAACAATAACGAGCAGCTACTACCGCGGTGCTCATGGCATTATT GTTGTTTATGATGTCACAGACCAAGACAGTTTCAATAATGTCAAGCAGTGGTTAAATGAAATTGATCGTTATGCAAGTGAAAACGTGAATAAGCTTCTTGTGGGCAACAAGTCTGACCTGACGGCGAACAAAGTCGTGTCCTATGAGACAGCAAAg gCGTTTGCGGATGAAATTGGGATTCCCTTTATGGAAACAAGTGCTAAAAGTGCCATGAACGTTGAACAGGCTTTCATGGCCATGGCTGCTGAAATCAAGAATAG GATGGCAACTCAACCGATGAACAATGCGCGGCCGCCAACTGTGCAAATTCGAGGACAGCCTGTGAACCAAAAGTCTGGTTGTTGCTCATCTTAG